A genomic stretch from Oreochromis niloticus isolate F11D_XX linkage group LG11, O_niloticus_UMD_NMBU, whole genome shotgun sequence includes:
- the paqr6 gene encoding membrane progestin receptor delta isoform X2 produces MPEGRVFPVWRGIGASNGIGWSQGWARCLRWDPNRTDLAARIPVFDYPVWLVLCRGGRARLREVCQRGRGAIRLPAEMLSLKLPQLFDIHQVPKVFREDSIISGYRHPRSSALDCILSSFQMNNETINIWTHFLPTWYFLWRFCVLCSTLNFLTDSYTWPLLVYMMLICVYPFTSSCAHTFSTMSAESRHICYFFDYGALSLYSLGCAISYGYYVMPECWVNSWLHQYFVPIAIGNTVFCTSLSCYSRFLELQFPKRSKALRTIAFVVPFIFDTVPLIYRILLCCGGSCSPTGALSNHCYHLLFAFLTCFLFTAHLPERLAPGCFDYFGHSHQLFHVSAVVGSHFQMEGVIADMTSRRTWLLKHGMMPSFLGTIGALAISLVINLGIIGIFSAPLLWKSCRSPNQPHSSTCGCKEQ; encoded by the exons TGTTTCCTGTGTGGCGTGGGATCGGGGCCAGTAATGGCATTGGGTGGAGCCAGGGCTGGGCGCGCTGCTTGAGATGGGACCCGAACAGAACAGACCTAGCGGCAAGAATCCCGGTGTTTGACTACCCCGTGTGGCTCGTCCTCTGCCGTGGGGGgcgagccaggctcagggaagtTTGTCAGAGAGGGAGGGGTGCCATCAGACTTCCTGCAGAGATGCTTAGCCTCAAACTTCCTCAGCTCTTTGACATCCACCAAGTCCCCAAG GTGTTCAGGGAGGACAGCATCATCTCTGGATACCGTCACCCAAGGAGCTCAGCACTGGACTGTATCCTCAGCAGCTTCCAAATGAACAACGAGACGATCAACATCTGGACCCACTTCCTCCCAACATG GTACTTCCTGTGGCGTTTCTGCGTTCTCTGCTCTACCCTGAACTTCCTGACTGACAGCTACACCTGGCCCCTGCTGGTGTACATGATGCTCATCTGCGTTTACCCCTTCACGTCCAGCTGTGCACACACCTTCAGCACCATGTCTGCAGAGTCCCGCCACATCTGCTACTTCTTTGACTACGGAGCTCTCAGCCTCTACAGCTTAG GATGTGCCATAAGCTACGGATACTACGTCATGCCAGAGTGTTGGGTGAACAGTTGGCTTCATCAGTATTTTGTTCCCATTGCCATCGGAAACACGGTGTTCTGTACAAGCCTGTCCTGCTATTCCAG GTTCCTGGAGTTGCAGTTCCCAAAGAGAAGTAAAGCCCTTCGGACCATAGCATTTGTCGTCCCGTTTATTTTTGACACTGTTCCTCTGATTTACAGG aTTCTTCTGTGCTGCGGTGGAAGCTGCAGTCCAACCGGCGCCTTGTCCAATCACTGTTACCACCTCCTCTTCGCCTTCCTCACTTGTTTTCTGTTTACCGCCCACCTCCCGGAGAGGCTGGCCCCAGGGTGCTTCGACTACTTCG GCCACAGCCACCAGCTCTTCCACGTCAGCGCTGTGGTGGGGTCCCACTTCCAGATGGAGGGTGTGATCGCAGACATGACATCACGGAGGACGTGGCTCCTGAAGCACGGAATGATGCCATCTTTTCTTGGGACCATCGGGGCACTTGCCATCAGCCTCGTCATCAACCTTGGCATCATCGGCATTTTCAGCGCCCCGCTGCTCTGGAAATCGTGCCGCAGCCCCAACCAGCCACACTCGTCCACCTGCGGGTGCAAGGAGCAGTGA
- the paqr6 gene encoding membrane progestin receptor delta isoform X1 — protein MSMQGSVLALGKCLACLEFMLFPVWRGIGASNGIGWSQGWARCLRWDPNRTDLAARIPVFDYPVWLVLCRGGRARLREVCQRGRGAIRLPAEMLSLKLPQLFDIHQVPKVFREDSIISGYRHPRSSALDCILSSFQMNNETINIWTHFLPTWYFLWRFCVLCSTLNFLTDSYTWPLLVYMMLICVYPFTSSCAHTFSTMSAESRHICYFFDYGALSLYSLGCAISYGYYVMPECWVNSWLHQYFVPIAIGNTVFCTSLSCYSRFLELQFPKRSKALRTIAFVVPFIFDTVPLIYRILLCCGGSCSPTGALSNHCYHLLFAFLTCFLFTAHLPERLAPGCFDYFGHSHQLFHVSAVVGSHFQMEGVIADMTSRRTWLLKHGMMPSFLGTIGALAISLVINLGIIGIFSAPLLWKSCRSPNQPHSSTCGCKEQ, from the exons TGTTTCCTGTGTGGCGTGGGATCGGGGCCAGTAATGGCATTGGGTGGAGCCAGGGCTGGGCGCGCTGCTTGAGATGGGACCCGAACAGAACAGACCTAGCGGCAAGAATCCCGGTGTTTGACTACCCCGTGTGGCTCGTCCTCTGCCGTGGGGGgcgagccaggctcagggaagtTTGTCAGAGAGGGAGGGGTGCCATCAGACTTCCTGCAGAGATGCTTAGCCTCAAACTTCCTCAGCTCTTTGACATCCACCAAGTCCCCAAG GTGTTCAGGGAGGACAGCATCATCTCTGGATACCGTCACCCAAGGAGCTCAGCACTGGACTGTATCCTCAGCAGCTTCCAAATGAACAACGAGACGATCAACATCTGGACCCACTTCCTCCCAACATG GTACTTCCTGTGGCGTTTCTGCGTTCTCTGCTCTACCCTGAACTTCCTGACTGACAGCTACACCTGGCCCCTGCTGGTGTACATGATGCTCATCTGCGTTTACCCCTTCACGTCCAGCTGTGCACACACCTTCAGCACCATGTCTGCAGAGTCCCGCCACATCTGCTACTTCTTTGACTACGGAGCTCTCAGCCTCTACAGCTTAG GATGTGCCATAAGCTACGGATACTACGTCATGCCAGAGTGTTGGGTGAACAGTTGGCTTCATCAGTATTTTGTTCCCATTGCCATCGGAAACACGGTGTTCTGTACAAGCCTGTCCTGCTATTCCAG GTTCCTGGAGTTGCAGTTCCCAAAGAGAAGTAAAGCCCTTCGGACCATAGCATTTGTCGTCCCGTTTATTTTTGACACTGTTCCTCTGATTTACAGG aTTCTTCTGTGCTGCGGTGGAAGCTGCAGTCCAACCGGCGCCTTGTCCAATCACTGTTACCACCTCCTCTTCGCCTTCCTCACTTGTTTTCTGTTTACCGCCCACCTCCCGGAGAGGCTGGCCCCAGGGTGCTTCGACTACTTCG GCCACAGCCACCAGCTCTTCCACGTCAGCGCTGTGGTGGGGTCCCACTTCCAGATGGAGGGTGTGATCGCAGACATGACATCACGGAGGACGTGGCTCCTGAAGCACGGAATGATGCCATCTTTTCTTGGGACCATCGGGGCACTTGCCATCAGCCTCGTCATCAACCTTGGCATCATCGGCATTTTCAGCGCCCCGCTGCTCTGGAAATCGTGCCGCAGCCCCAACCAGCCACACTCGTCCACCTGCGGGTGCAAGGAGCAGTGA